One window of Drosophila busckii strain San Diego stock center, stock number 13000-0081.31 chromosome 3L, ASM1175060v1, whole genome shotgun sequence genomic DNA carries:
- the LOC108598284 gene encoding uncharacterized protein LOC108598284 — MVVNVTVDNNSKRNNNSSKCLLCSSRLLCSSLAAVAKAVSGKSAEQRIDHDFGLGLESEHEVHEHHVQHEHHEGYWKKKVTWKEGWKKIWKPAKKQIWVPSYKKIYKPHWVKVQGWKEIQVPEWKQYWTPEVIKVGIPGEKFLGKDPEGWEYTSHDLWKKKVVWKSHWKKVWKPAKKEIWTDKLEWKEAWKQIWVPGYKDIWVPGWKKIWKPVVISEWFPAPDHHHQHHHQPDWDRKDNDISKVVWKREATGRGSSTRLQPVSGLLPNKSQALRIPGA, encoded by the exons tTTGCTTTGCTCATCGCGCTTGTTGTGTTCATCGCTGGCAGCTGTGGCCAAAGCTGTAAGTGGCAAAAGCGCAGAGCAGCGCATAGATCATGACTTTGGACTAGGGCTGGAGAGCGAGCATGAGGTGCATGAGCATCATGTTCAGCATGAGCATCATGAGGGCTATTGGAAGAAGAAGGTGACATGGAAAGAGGGCTGGAAGAAGATATGGAAGCCAGCCAAGAAGCAAATCTGGGTGCCTTCTTATAAGAAA ATCTACAAGCCGCATTGGGTCAAGGTGCAAGGCTGGAAAGAAATACAAGTGCCGGAGTGGAAACAGTACTGGACGCCGGAAGTCATTAAG GTGGGCATACCTGGCGAAAAGTTTTTGGGCAAAGATCCAGAGGGCTGGGAGTATACTAGCCATGATTTGTGGAAGAAGAAGGTGGTGTGGAAGTCGCACTGGAAGAAGGTATGGAAGCCAGCCAAGAAAGAAATCTGGACAGATAAGCTGGAATGGAAGGAGGCGTGGAAACAGATCTGGGTGCCTGGCTATAAAGACATATGGGTGCCTGGCTGGAAGAAAATCTGGAAGCCTGTAGTCATAAGCGAGTGGTTCCCAGCGCCCGATcaccatcatcagcatcatcatcagcctGACTGGGATCGCAAGGACAATGATATAAGCAAAGTGGTGTGGAAACGCGAAGCCACAGGGCGGGGGAGTTCGACGCGCTTGCAGCCAGTTAGTGGGCTCTTGCCCAACAAGTCACAGGCTTTAAGAATTCCGGGTGCGTAG